In Pedobacter sp. WC2423, the following are encoded in one genomic region:
- a CDS encoding glycine betaine ABC transporter substrate-binding protein, which translates to MKKVISGLLIALTATALYSCGGRAANNKKVTIGYVNWAEGVAMTQLSKVLLEKEGYTVELKNADVAPIFAAVAGGDADIFMDAWMPVTHKEYMDKFGAKLEVLGTNYANARIGLVVPDYVKVNSIEELNANAALFEGKITGIDAGAGIMNKAELAIKDYKLKLELQSASEAAMLAILKKSIDAKKPVVITGWSPHYIFSTYKLKFLADPKGVFGKVETLQTVANKDFVKLNPQVTSFFRNFQLDDAQLGSLMAALNGADDEKAAVEKWLAANTEFAVRMSSFLKTESVK; encoded by the coding sequence ATGAAGAAAGTAATCAGCGGATTATTAATAGCACTGACAGCGACTGCACTTTACTCTTGTGGAGGTCGCGCTGCGAACAATAAAAAAGTAACCATTGGCTATGTAAACTGGGCAGAAGGCGTTGCCATGACTCAGTTATCAAAAGTATTACTGGAAAAAGAAGGTTATACTGTAGAACTGAAGAATGCCGATGTTGCACCAATTTTTGCAGCAGTAGCAGGTGGGGATGCAGATATCTTTATGGATGCCTGGATGCCGGTTACGCACAAAGAATACATGGATAAGTTTGGTGCAAAATTAGAAGTTTTGGGTACAAACTATGCAAATGCACGTATTGGTTTAGTGGTTCCTGATTATGTAAAAGTAAACAGTATTGAAGAATTGAATGCAAATGCTGCACTTTTTGAGGGTAAAATTACTGGAATCGATGCTGGTGCAGGCATCATGAATAAAGCTGAACTGGCCATTAAAGACTATAAATTAAAACTGGAATTGCAGTCTGCAAGTGAAGCAGCAATGCTGGCGATCTTAAAGAAAAGTATTGATGCTAAAAAACCAGTAGTGATTACAGGCTGGTCACCGCATTATATTTTCAGTACTTATAAATTGAAATTCCTGGCTGATCCTAAAGGTGTTTTCGGAAAGGTTGAAACCCTGCAAACTGTTGCCAATAAAGACTTTGTGAAATTAAACCCACAGGTGACATCATTTTTTAGAAACTTTCAGCTAGACGATGCGCAATTAGGTTCATTAATGGCTGCACTTAATGGTGCTGACGATGAAAAAGCAGCAGTTGAAAAATGGCTGGCCGCTAACACGGAATTTGCTGTTAGAATGAGCTCTTTTTTAAAGACTGAATCTGTAAAATAG
- a CDS encoding glycoside hydrolase family 43 protein: MKRILILFACSAFGTCLFAQKKPVKTPGNPIFQGWYADPEAAVFGDKFWVYPTYSAKYEEQVFMDAFSSSDLVTWKKHGHVLDTANFKWAKKAVWAPSITKKGDQYYLFFGANDIQSDQETGGIGIGVADKPEGPFKDYLGKPLIDKFYNGAQPIDQFIFKDKDGQYYLIYGGWGHCNIGKMKPDFTGFIPFEDGKLFKEITPQGYVEGPYMFIRNGKYYFMWSEGGWTGPDYSVAYAVADSPMGPFKRVDKILKQDPKVATGAGHHSIIKHPQTDDYYIVYHRRPLNESNGNHRVTCIDKMEFDTNGLIKPVQITFEGVKSNPIK, encoded by the coding sequence ATGAAACGTATTTTGATCCTTTTTGCTTGCTCAGCTTTCGGAACTTGTTTATTTGCGCAGAAAAAACCAGTTAAAACCCCGGGTAATCCGATTTTTCAAGGCTGGTATGCAGATCCTGAAGCCGCAGTTTTTGGTGATAAATTCTGGGTATATCCAACTTATTCCGCTAAATATGAAGAACAAGTATTTATGGATGCTTTTTCTTCATCAGATCTGGTTACCTGGAAAAAACATGGCCATGTACTGGATACTGCCAATTTTAAATGGGCAAAAAAAGCAGTGTGGGCACCTTCCATTACTAAAAAAGGCGACCAATATTATCTGTTTTTTGGTGCAAATGATATACAAAGTGATCAGGAAACAGGAGGAATCGGGATCGGCGTAGCTGATAAACCCGAGGGCCCTTTTAAAGATTATCTCGGAAAACCGTTAATTGATAAATTTTATAATGGTGCCCAGCCGATAGATCAGTTTATATTTAAAGATAAAGACGGTCAGTATTATTTGATATATGGCGGATGGGGACACTGTAATATCGGAAAAATGAAACCTGATTTTACCGGGTTCATCCCATTTGAAGACGGCAAATTATTCAAAGAAATTACCCCTCAGGGTTATGTAGAAGGCCCTTATATGTTTATCAGGAATGGAAAATATTACTTCATGTGGTCAGAAGGCGGATGGACAGGCCCTGATTATTCTGTGGCTTATGCAGTAGCCGATTCACCAATGGGGCCATTTAAAAGAGTAGATAAAATACTCAAACAAGACCCGAAAGTTGCCACTGGTGCAGGTCATCATTCTATTATCAAACACCCGCAAACTGATGATTATTATATCGTTTACCACAGAAGACCTTTAAATGAAAGCAATGGAAATCACCGGGTAACCTGTATCGATAAAATGGAGTTTGATACTAACGGATTGATTAAACCGGTACAGATCACGTTTGAAGGCGTAAAAAGTAATCCAATCAAATGA
- a CDS encoding VOC family protein codes for MKKITPFLWFDNNLEEAIHFYTSIFKNSVIQNISYHGEGGPMPKGSVMSASFHLDGQDFLGMNGGPMFSFTPAISLFVNCHSQEEIDEFWEKLSAGGEKSRCGWLKDKFGLSWQIVPADLSRLLHHNDPEKTARVMNAMLKMDKLDIQALKDA; via the coding sequence ATGAAAAAAATAACCCCATTTTTATGGTTCGACAACAACCTGGAAGAGGCAATTCATTTCTACACTTCCATCTTTAAAAATTCAGTAATTCAAAACATTTCTTATCATGGGGAGGGCGGTCCTATGCCAAAGGGTTCAGTCATGTCTGCTTCTTTTCATCTGGACGGACAAGATTTCCTGGGAATGAACGGAGGCCCTATGTTTTCTTTCACGCCGGCAATTTCGCTCTTCGTGAACTGTCATTCGCAAGAAGAAATAGATGAGTTCTGGGAAAAGTTATCAGCAGGGGGAGAAAAATCAAGATGTGGCTGGCTTAAAGATAAGTTTGGCCTATCATGGCAAATTGTACCTGCTGATTTAAGCAGATTGTTACATCATAATGATCCTGAAAAAACTGCCAGAGTGATGAACGCAATGCTGAAAATGGATAAGCTCGATATTCAGGCGTTGAAAGACGCATAA
- a CDS encoding glycine betaine/L-proline ABC transporter ATP-binding protein produces MSKLKIEDLTLIFGKEKEEALTLLKQGKTKAEILKKTGCTVAVKNASFNIEKGEFFVIMGLSGSGKSSLLRCFNRLIEPTSGSVILNDVNITSLGDKELQNVRKKEMAMVFQNFGLLPHRTVLENVAFGLELQDIPKEQREAKAQEVVEMVSLKGYENQNTSELSGGMQQRVGLARALANDPEILLMDEAFSALDPLIRTQMQDELIDLQEKMHKTIVFITHDLDEAIRLGDRIAIMKDGEVIQIGTPEDILTNPADEYVSSFVEKVDRKSIITAASLMFEKPTVAIFKKDGVEGSLRKMRSSGLTSLPAVSVDKHFLGFVYLKDILELKAKGHQTIEMAIVKDVPVAYPETTVEQMLPFIAENGRAVPIIDRETNKLLGIVAQTSLLIETTGTSWENVNGNSIDNLQNEVI; encoded by the coding sequence ATGTCTAAACTTAAAATAGAAGACCTTACACTCATATTCGGTAAAGAAAAAGAGGAGGCACTCACCTTATTAAAACAAGGAAAAACCAAAGCAGAAATCCTGAAAAAAACAGGATGTACCGTTGCGGTGAAAAATGCCAGTTTTAATATAGAAAAAGGCGAATTTTTTGTAATTATGGGCTTATCAGGCAGTGGTAAGTCTAGTTTGCTCAGATGTTTTAACAGATTAATTGAGCCCACTTCGGGTAGCGTCATTTTGAATGATGTCAATATTACCAGTCTTGGAGATAAGGAATTACAGAACGTCCGTAAAAAAGAGATGGCCATGGTTTTCCAGAATTTTGGCCTGTTACCACACCGTACTGTATTGGAAAATGTAGCCTTTGGCCTGGAATTACAGGATATCCCAAAAGAACAACGGGAAGCAAAAGCTCAGGAAGTTGTGGAGATGGTGAGTCTGAAAGGCTATGAAAATCAGAATACTTCAGAGCTTTCAGGCGGGATGCAGCAACGTGTGGGTTTAGCCCGCGCTTTGGCGAATGATCCTGAAATCCTGTTAATGGATGAAGCTTTCTCAGCACTGGATCCGCTGATCCGTACACAAATGCAGGATGAGCTGATTGACTTGCAGGAAAAAATGCATAAAACAATTGTTTTTATTACGCATGATCTTGACGAAGCAATCCGCCTTGGAGACCGTATTGCCATTATGAAAGATGGTGAAGTGATCCAGATTGGTACTCCTGAAGATATTTTAACCAATCCGGCAGATGAATATGTGTCTTCTTTTGTAGAAAAAGTGGACCGGAAATCAATTATTACTGCGGCCAGTCTGATGTTTGAAAAGCCTACTGTAGCAATTTTCAAAAAAGATGGGGTAGAAGGTAGTTTAAGAAAGATGCGTTCTTCGGGATTAACATCGCTGCCAGCAGTTTCTGTAGATAAACATTTCCTTGGTTTCGTTTATCTGAAAGATATTCTGGAACTCAAAGCCAAAGGGCACCAAACTATAGAAATGGCTATCGTCAAAGATGTACCGGTGGCTTACCCGGAAACTACAGTGGAACAAATGCTTCCATTTATTGCAGAAAACGGAAGAGCAGTACCAATTATTGACAGAGAGACCAATAAACTGCTTGGAATCGTTGCACAAACGTCTCTTTTGATAGAGACTACAGGAACTTCCTGGGAAAATGTGAATGGAAACTCAATTGATAACTTACAAAACGAAGTAATATAA
- a CDS encoding ABC transporter permease, with amino-acid sequence MIHIGPYIEEFINWLTSNFGALFNIIKIIVISVVDSVEWVLMFPPFYVIILLVAFLAWKRTGLGVTIFTILGLTLIWAMGYWGQTMATLALILSAAFIALLMGVPMGIWAAKNPLAGKIMRPILDLMQTMPAFVYLIPAVLFFGLGKVPGAFATIIFAMPPAVRLTTLGISQVPKEIVEATRSFGATPGQLLFKVELPLALPTILAGVNQTIMMALSMVVISAMIAAGGLGEVVLKGITQLKIGLGFEGGIAVVILAIILDRITQSFGNTKKKNMA; translated from the coding sequence ATGATACATATAGGACCTTATATAGAAGAATTTATAAACTGGCTTACCAGCAATTTTGGAGCATTATTTAATATCATCAAGATCATTGTGATCTCAGTAGTGGACTCCGTGGAATGGGTATTGATGTTCCCTCCATTTTATGTGATCATTTTACTGGTCGCCTTCCTGGCCTGGAAACGTACCGGTTTAGGCGTAACGATATTTACTATTTTAGGCTTAACGCTGATCTGGGCAATGGGCTACTGGGGACAAACGATGGCTACATTGGCGCTGATTCTGTCTGCTGCTTTTATTGCACTTTTAATGGGTGTACCTATGGGAATATGGGCTGCTAAAAACCCTCTGGCAGGGAAAATTATGAGACCCATACTCGATTTAATGCAAACCATGCCCGCATTTGTGTACCTGATCCCGGCAGTATTATTTTTTGGTTTAGGGAAGGTGCCCGGGGCATTTGCGACTATTATCTTTGCAATGCCGCCTGCGGTTCGTTTAACTACTCTGGGGATCAGTCAGGTACCTAAAGAAATTGTAGAGGCAACCCGTTCATTCGGTGCTACACCAGGACAATTGCTTTTTAAAGTAGAATTGCCTTTGGCATTGCCTACTATACTTGCAGGAGTAAATCAAACGATTATGATGGCACTTTCTATGGTAGTTATTTCAGCAATGATTGCAGCCGGAGGATTGGGCGAAGTGGTATTGAAAGGGATTACCCAGCTGAAAATAGGATTAGGATTTGAAGGTGGTATCGCTGTGGTAATCCTGGCAATTATCCTGGATCGTATTACACAATCTTTCGGAAACACCAAAAAGAAAAATATGGCCTAA